The Thermosynechococcus sp. genome has a segment encoding these proteins:
- a CDS encoding MFS transporter, with the protein MGINLRSPLLVVLLTIAIDRLGESLIFPILPFLVEQFHFDALSLTLLFSAFAAAQFIAAPLLGALSDHWGRRPVLLICIAGTAVSYILFAVATVPWLLFVSRIIDGLTGGVVSTAQAYIADTSAPANRAKNFGLTGAAFGIGFIFGPALGGSLAAIDLKLPIWFAAVLALANVVLAYCILPESLPAAQRSPLTLKSFAWQQQWLALFNQRTLQALLMAFFIFNFAFAGFTSIFVLFLKRQLGWGPAQAGIIFVMIGAVSTIVQAGLIRSLIPRFGEQHLSLAGLLLVALALLGIAAVPSAGGLGVPLLYGCVVALAFGVGIMLPSLRGVISNRVRDQDQGKIIGASQSLQSVAGIAGPAWAGWAFDRWGGVAPAWQSSVMMAIALGFLALGLGKPKDATPSTP; encoded by the coding sequence ATGGGGATAAACCTACGCTCACCATTATTAGTTGTTTTATTAACAATTGCTATTGATCGTCTGGGTGAAAGTCTCATTTTCCCCATTTTGCCCTTCCTCGTGGAGCAATTTCACTTTGATGCGTTGAGCCTGACGCTTTTATTTTCTGCCTTTGCCGCTGCTCAATTTATTGCTGCTCCGCTACTGGGTGCCCTCTCGGATCACTGGGGGCGTCGCCCAGTGTTGCTGATTTGTATTGCTGGCACCGCTGTGTCCTACATTCTCTTTGCTGTGGCTACCGTACCTTGGCTGCTCTTTGTCTCGCGGATTATTGACGGCCTCACCGGGGGGGTGGTTTCAACGGCTCAGGCCTATATCGCCGATACCTCAGCCCCGGCAAATCGAGCTAAGAACTTTGGTTTAACGGGGGCGGCTTTTGGGATTGGCTTCATTTTTGGGCCGGCCCTTGGCGGCAGTTTAGCAGCGATTGATCTCAAGTTGCCGATTTGGTTTGCCGCTGTTTTGGCCCTGGCAAATGTAGTTTTGGCCTACTGCATCTTGCCGGAGTCATTGCCCGCAGCCCAGCGATCGCCCCTGACCCTAAAGAGTTTTGCCTGGCAGCAGCAGTGGTTGGCGCTATTCAATCAACGCACACTGCAAGCCTTACTGATGGCTTTTTTTATCTTCAACTTTGCCTTTGCCGGCTTTACCAGTATCTTCGTCCTCTTTTTGAAGCGACAGTTAGGGTGGGGACCGGCACAGGCGGGGATCATTTTTGTGATGATTGGCGCTGTCAGCACGATTGTGCAGGCGGGCTTGATTCGCTCGTTGATTCCTCGCTTTGGTGAGCAGCACTTGAGCCTGGCGGGACTACTCCTGGTGGCCTTGGCCCTGTTGGGAATTGCTGCGGTTCCCAGTGCCGGCGGCTTGGGGGTGCCTTTGCTCTACGGCTGTGTTGTGGCTTTGGCCTTTGGGGTGGGGATTATGTTGCCTTCCCTACGGGGGGTGATCTCCAATCGCGTGCGGGATCAAGATCAGGGGAAAATTATTGGCGCCAGCCAATCCCTCCAAAGTGTGGCCGGGATTGCCGGACCGGCCTGGGCAGGGTGGGCCTTCGATCGCTGGGGTGGGGTGGCACCCGCTTGGCAAAGCAGTGTGATGATGGCGATCGCCCTTGGCTTTTTGGCGCTGGGATTGGGCAAGCCCAAGGATGCGACCCCTAGCACTCCCTAA